A section of the Paenibacillus odorifer genome encodes:
- a CDS encoding alpha-ketoacid dehydrogenase subunit beta codes for MAQMNMKEAIRDAMRVELNRDPNVLIFGEDVGNVGGVFRVTEGLQKEFGEDRIFDTPLAESAIGGLAFGLGVQGFRPIAEIQFVGFIFEALDQIVVQAARLRWRSGGKYNAPVVFRTPFGGGVKAAELHTDSLEGLIAQSPGIKVVIPSNPYDAKGLLIASIRDNDPVFFMEHLNLYHAFRAEVPEGEYTVELGKANVVREGSDVSIITYGLMVHTATKAAEQLEKEGVNVEIIDLRTVSPIDIDTIVASVKKTNRAIVVQEAQKSAGVAAEVIAQINEKALLHLEAPVLRIAGPDTVYPFAQIEDTWLPNPARIIAGVKKVLEF; via the coding sequence ATGGCACAAATGAATATGAAAGAAGCGATCCGCGACGCGATGCGCGTTGAACTGAATCGTGACCCTAACGTTCTTATCTTCGGAGAGGATGTTGGTAATGTAGGTGGCGTTTTCCGTGTAACAGAAGGTCTGCAAAAGGAATTTGGCGAAGATCGTATTTTTGATACACCACTAGCTGAGTCCGCTATCGGCGGTCTGGCATTTGGTCTTGGTGTACAAGGCTTCCGCCCAATTGCAGAAATTCAATTCGTAGGTTTTATCTTTGAAGCTCTGGATCAGATCGTTGTTCAAGCGGCACGTCTGCGCTGGCGTTCTGGCGGTAAATATAATGCTCCAGTAGTATTCCGTACTCCTTTTGGTGGCGGAGTTAAGGCTGCTGAGCTTCATACTGACTCACTCGAAGGTTTGATTGCACAAAGCCCAGGGATTAAAGTTGTAATTCCTTCAAACCCATATGATGCTAAGGGACTTTTAATCGCGTCTATCCGCGACAATGACCCTGTATTCTTCATGGAGCACTTGAACCTTTATCATGCATTCCGTGCTGAAGTGCCAGAAGGTGAATATACAGTTGAACTTGGTAAAGCGAACGTAGTACGTGAAGGTTCTGACGTTTCGATCATTACTTACGGGCTGATGGTACATACAGCTACCAAAGCAGCCGAGCAACTCGAAAAAGAAGGCGTTAATGTTGAAATTATCGACCTTCGTACTGTAAGTCCGATCGACATCGACACTATTGTAGCGTCTGTGAAGAAGACTAACCGTGCTATCGTGGTGCAAGAAGCACAAAAGAGTGCGGGTGTAGCTGCTGAAGTTATCGCACAGATCAATGAAAAAGCTCTACTGCACTTAGAAGCTCCTGTGCTTCGTATCGCAGGTCCTGACACTGTATATCCATTTGCACAAATTGAAGATACATGGCTTCCAAACCCTGCGCGTATTATTGCAGGCGTGAAGAAAGTTTTGGAATTCTAA